A region of Pseudomonadota bacterium DNA encodes the following proteins:
- a CDS encoding acyltransferase family protein: MRIYWIDTAKALGIIFVLFGHTKGIDPSIKKYLYSFHLPLFFFLSGYLLKEKYLSGSFKNYFTKNLRNIVIPYLAFWALSYPYWVLNGLVKKQLNINDISIFFKPLFGLIYGTDARLISNDVLWYFTCLFCTTIIFYWVARLNYPLRIALLFLLGILGPALPDLIGFRLPWNLEVSFVAVVFFGTGHFCSDLEFKQINHNPLSQSITASLLAVTFLVSVTQNTAVNLSGMKFGNLGYFYLGAFSGISLTILLSRMIPHNHILDWISRNTIIIFPLHIVIFSIFTGIGVLFLNLDPEFNKTSTLSCFVYTFGAIITCIPISYLIRNYTPWIIGLQREKTALLKPVS; the protein is encoded by the coding sequence ATGCGGATATATTGGATAGACACGGCAAAGGCCCTGGGTATCATTTTCGTCTTGTTCGGGCATACCAAGGGGATTGATCCTTCAATAAAAAAATATCTCTACAGCTTTCATCTGCCGCTCTTTTTCTTCCTGTCTGGCTACCTGCTGAAAGAAAAATATCTGTCCGGCAGCTTTAAAAATTATTTCACAAAAAACCTGCGAAATATCGTCATTCCGTATCTTGCTTTCTGGGCGCTCTCTTATCCATACTGGGTCTTGAACGGTCTTGTAAAAAAGCAGCTCAACATTAACGACATCTCTATCTTCTTCAAGCCCTTATTCGGTCTCATTTACGGAACAGATGCACGCCTCATATCAAATGACGTCTTGTGGTATTTCACCTGTTTATTCTGTACGACAATCATTTTTTACTGGGTCGCCAGATTAAACTATCCATTAAGAATTGCCCTTCTCTTCCTCCTTGGTATTCTTGGGCCCGCGTTGCCTGATTTAATCGGCTTCAGACTTCCCTGGAACCTGGAAGTCTCGTTTGTTGCGGTGGTTTTCTTTGGGACCGGCCATTTTTGCTCTGACCTTGAATTCAAACAAATCAACCATAATCCTTTATCACAGTCCATAACCGCCAGTTTGCTGGCTGTTACTTTCCTGGTCTCTGTCACGCAAAATACTGCTGTGAATCTGAGCGGAATGAAATTCGGCAATCTCGGGTATTTTTATCTTGGTGCATTTTCAGGGATTTCCTTAACAATCCTTTTATCACGGATGATCCCGCATAATCACATCCTGGACTGGATTTCCCGAAACACGATCATCATATTCCCATTGCATATTGTGATCTTCAGTATTTTTACCGGAATAGGCGTATTGTTTCTGAATCTTGACCCTGAATTCAATAAAACAAGTACGCTGAGCTGCTTCGTCTATACTTTTGGTGCAATTATCACATGCATCCCGATAAGTTATCTGATACGGAATTATACACCGTGGATAATAGGTCTTCAGCGGGAAAAGACTGCTCTGTTAAAACCCGTTTCTTGA